In one window of Arcobacter sp. CECT 8983 DNA:
- a CDS encoding C40 family peptidase gives MLSYKIKNIKLFLPLIVFILFFAGCFSDNSVTLNPKPNPNLQFRDYEENQKLYNQLLAHYKKWKGVRYKYGGTTKRGIDCSAFVQNAYKNAFKIRIPRTTKLQSQVGQQIGMADLQIGDLIFFKTGYKTRHVGIYLGGGEFMHASTKVGVTISSLDNPYYIKQIWRIQRIFN, from the coding sequence ATGCTTAGCTACAAAATAAAGAATATAAAACTATTTCTTCCTTTGATAGTTTTTATTCTTTTTTTTGCTGGTTGCTTTTCTGATAATTCTGTAACACTAAATCCAAAACCAAATCCAAATTTACAATTTAGAGATTATGAAGAGAATCAAAAACTTTATAACCAACTACTAGCTCACTACAAAAAATGGAAAGGCGTAAGATATAAATATGGAGGAACAACAAAAAGAGGCATTGATTGTTCTGCTTTTGTTCAAAATGCTTATAAGAATGCTTTTAAAATAAGAATACCACGTACTACAAAACTTCAGTCACAAGTTGGACAACAAATAGGAATGGCCGATTTACAAATTGGAGATTTAATCTTCTTTAAAACAGGCTACAAAACTAGACATGTTGGAATTTATCTTGGAGGAGGAGAGTTTATGCATGCTTCAACAAAAGTGGGAGTTACTATTTCAAGTTTAGATAATCCATATTATATAAAACAAATATGGAGAATCCAAAGAATTTTTAACTAA
- a CDS encoding AEC family transporter: MNIFFIILGKIAPLYLNIGIGYILARYFKIKREQIAFLLVYILGPVVIFFAVLSIEINLQLVFLPLFIFIFGSIIAFYILRKYKNEWNDASVNTLAFTCGTGNTGYFGIPLAMILLEPSVANIFIFGTLASLLYENTTGFYVTAKGSFTARQSIIKVLKLPLLYAFIAGLSFNLVGFRTPELIVPYFENLKWAYGILGMMMLGMGMKGFNLHEDFDKKYIKISYFFKFIFWPAAVLAIIFVDKTFINFLNEEIYKVMFLFSIVPLAGNTVTLAVLLKAKPEKASFTVLLSTIISVIYIPVVLALYGGF, encoded by the coding sequence ATGAATATTTTTTTTATAATTTTAGGCAAAATTGCACCTTTATATCTAAATATAGGAATTGGATATATCCTAGCAAGATACTTTAAAATCAAAAGAGAACAGATTGCATTTTTATTAGTTTATATTTTAGGACCAGTAGTTATATTTTTTGCAGTTTTATCTATTGAGATAAACTTACAATTAGTATTTTTACCACTATTTATTTTTATTTTTGGAAGTATCATTGCTTTTTATATTTTAAGAAAATATAAAAATGAGTGGAATGATGCTAGTGTTAATACTTTAGCATTTACTTGTGGTACTGGAAATACTGGATATTTTGGTATTCCTTTAGCTATGATTTTATTAGAACCTAGTGTTGCAAATATTTTTATTTTTGGTACTTTAGCTTCACTTTTATATGAAAATACAACAGGTTTTTATGTTACAGCAAAGGGAAGTTTCACTGCACGTCAATCTATAATAAAAGTTTTGAAGTTACCACTTCTTTATGCTTTTATAGCTGGACTTTCTTTTAATCTTGTTGGTTTTAGAACACCTGAACTTATTGTTCCATATTTCGAAAATTTAAAATGGGCATATGGAATTTTAGGAATGATGATGCTTGGTATGGGAATGAAAGGTTTCAATTTACATGAAGATTTTGATAAAAAATATATAAAAATCTCATACTTCTTTAAATTTATCTTTTGGCCAGCTGCTGTTTTAGCAATAATTTTTGTAGATAAAACTTTTATTAATTTTTTAAATGAAGAAATATATAAAGTGATGTTTTTATTTTCAATTGTACCTCTTGCAGGAAACACTGTAACTTTAGCAGTTCTACTTAAAGCAAAGCCAGAGAAAGCATCATTTACAGTACTTTTATCAACTATAATATCTGTAATTTATATTCCTGTGGTATTAGCTCTTTATGGAGGGTTTTAA
- a CDS encoding tellurium resistance protein TerC: MQYLSGFLIFLSFVFTIAAYFFNEKLVFIGGTIAWIALIILFKNVNGKSLLYKLLLLSIIAFIYSFYNSFNIDFVKAVSVNQYLLTLLIGVGFLRLIATPKVKAIKSLPKGKKSFFKTYLGVHLFGSVINLSSLIIVADKLYKKAKLTKLQVITLTRAFSSDAYWSPFFVAFAAAITYAPNLSSSIILTLGLILAFLSFLVTFLEIKNEPLLEEFRGYPMEFETLYLPLSLALLVLGTHHYFPELKVILLISIFSLFLAIFILPLKFGLKKSIEKLAEHINCELPKMKNEIALFLIAGMFGVSVSSVLLGLNLSLPFEQLNGLYASLILLVFILLSFVGIHPVISIAVLGNWSEQLNHTLLAVAFLMSWATAVSTSPFSGLNLTMQARYDLQAKEIFKINLPYTIKMYIICVIMLFALSNYLGLE; encoded by the coding sequence GTGCAATATTTAAGTGGTTTTTTAATCTTTTTATCTTTTGTATTTACAATAGCAGCATATTTTTTTAATGAAAAATTAGTATTTATTGGTGGAACTATAGCTTGGATAGCATTAATTATACTTTTTAAAAATGTAAATGGAAAGTCACTTTTATATAAATTACTTTTATTAAGTATTATTGCTTTTATTTACTCTTTTTATAATAGTTTTAATATTGATTTTGTAAAAGCAGTAAGTGTAAACCAATATCTTTTGACACTTCTTATTGGTGTTGGTTTCTTAAGACTTATAGCAACACCAAAAGTAAAAGCTATTAAATCTTTGCCAAAGGGCAAAAAAAGTTTTTTTAAAACCTATTTAGGGGTTCATCTTTTTGGTTCTGTTATAAATCTTTCTTCTTTAATTATAGTTGCAGATAAACTATATAAAAAAGCAAAATTAACAAAACTACAAGTAATTACATTAACAAGAGCTTTTTCATCTGATGCTTATTGGTCTCCTTTTTTTGTAGCCTTTGCAGCAGCTATTACGTATGCTCCAAATCTTTCATCTTCTATTATCTTAACTTTGGGTTTAATTTTAGCATTTTTATCTTTTTTAGTAACATTTCTTGAGATTAAAAATGAACCACTACTTGAAGAATTTAGAGGATATCCAATGGAGTTTGAAACATTGTATTTACCCCTTTCATTAGCACTTTTAGTTCTTGGTACACATCACTATTTCCCTGAACTTAAAGTTATTTTACTTATATCTATTTTCTCATTATTTCTTGCTATTTTTATTTTACCATTAAAGTTTGGATTGAAAAAAAGTATTGAAAAACTAGCAGAACATATAAATTGTGAACTTCCTAAGATGAAAAATGAGATAGCTTTGTTTTTAATAGCAGGAATGTTTGGAGTTAGTGTTAGTTCTGTTTTATTAGGATTAAACTTATCTTTACCCTTTGAGCAGTTAAATGGGCTTTATGCTTCACTTATTTTATTAGTATTTATACTTTTATCTTTTGTTGGAATTCATCCTGTTATTTCTATTGCAGTTTTAGGAAATTGGAGTGAACAATTAAATCATACTTTATTAGCAGTTGCATTTTTAATGTCTTGGGCTACTGCTGTTTCTACTTCCCCTTTTAGTGGATTAAATCTTACAATGCAAGCAAGATATGATTTACAGGCAAAAGAGATTTTTAAAATAAATCTACCCTATACCATAAAGATGTACATCATTTGTGTTATAATGCTTTTTGCTTTATCAAACTACTTAGGACTTGAATGA